A region from the Ictalurus punctatus breed USDA103 chromosome 25, Coco_2.0, whole genome shotgun sequence genome encodes:
- the gja13.2 gene encoding gap junction Cx32.2 protein has translation MGDWGFLSTLLDKVQAHSTVIGKIWMSILFIFRILVLGAGVENVWGDEQSDLVCNTLTPGCEIICYDWKFPISHVRFWVMQILFVSSPTLLYLGHAIHIIHQENKLREMRKSDQSVLAPKYTDENGKVRIKGKLLCSYLTQLFFKIILEVAFIVGQYYLYGFVMVAEFLCTKAPCPLTTQCFMSRPTEKSIFMIFMLAVACVSLALNVLEVCYLVCRRVRRRPKHKGVVFYNTNASNLPLGTISQEAVESIKQNSVNGDMEKRWANRNYRPAE, from the coding sequence ATGGGAGACTGGGGTTTTCTCTCCACGTTACTGGACAAGGTGCAGGCCCACTCTACTGTCATTGGCAAGATCTGGATGAGCATACTCTTCATCTTCAGAATCCTTGTTCTGGGCGCAGGAGTTGAGAATGTGTGGGGAGATGAGCAATCTGATTTAGTTTGCAACACCCTCACACCGGGTTGCGAGATTATCTGCTACGACTGGAAATTTCCCATCTCCCACGTCCGCTTTTGGGTCATGCAGATCCTCTTCGTGTCCAGCCCGACCCTGCTCTACCTCGGCCATGCCATCCACATCATCCACCAGGAGAACAAGCTTAGAGAGATGCGCAAGAGCGACCAGTCAGTGCTGGCACCGAAATACACCGATGAAAATGGCAAAGTCAGAATCAAGGGCAAGTTGTTGTGTAGCTACTTGACTCAGCTCTTTTTCAAAATCATCCTGGAAGTTGCTTTCATCGTTGGCCAGTATTACCTCTATGGCTTTGTAATGGTAGCCGAATTCTTGTGTACCAAGGCCCCCTGCCCATTGACCACACAGTGCTTCATGTCCAGACCCACAGAGAAGTCCATCTTTATGATATTCATGCTTGCGGTTGCATGTGTTTCCCTGGCCTTGAACGTGCTCGAAGTGTGCTATTTGGTTTGTCGTAGAGTAAGAAGACGGCCAAAACATAAAGGAGTGGTGTTCTACAATACGAATGCCAGTAATCTACCGTTAGGTACAATTAGCCAGGAAGCTGTAGAGAGCATTAAGCAGAACAGTGTGAATGGAGACATGGAGAAGCGCTGGGCAAACAGGAACTATAGACCTgctgaataa
- the LOC108257938 gene encoding gap junction Cx32.2 protein, translating to MGDWGFLSKLLDKVQSHSTNIGKVWLTVLLIFRIMVLGAGVDKVWGDEQSNMVCNINTPGCKNVCYDHKFPISHTRFWVLQIIFVTLPTLVYLGYVLHVIHKEEKLRHKYAEKQGTKLPKYTDDNGKLQYKGNLLRTYVACLFMTILFEAGFIVGQYYLYGFVMEPRLMCNKAPCPLATECFMSRPTEKTIFILFMLVVACISLVLNVAEIFYLICRASLHKQHKHKYVTKETHC from the coding sequence ATGGGAGACTGGGGTTTTCTCTCCAAATTACTCGACAAAGTGCAGTCGCACTCCACCAACATCGGTAAGGTGTGGCTGACGGTGCTTTTAATCTTTCGGATCATGGTGCTCGGCGCCGGAGTCGATAAAGTCTGGGGCGACGAGCAGTCCAACATGGTGTGCAACATCAACACGCCCGGCTGCAAGAACGTGTGCTACGATCACAAGTTTCCGATCTCTCACACTCGCTTCTGGGTTCTCCAGATCATCTTCGTGACCCTACCGACGCTGGTCTACCTCGGCTACGTTCTGCATGTGATCCACAAAGAGGAAAAACTGAGGCACAAGTATGCTGAGAAGCAAGGAACCAAACTCCCCAAATACACCGATGACAACGGGAAGCTCCAGTACAAAGGGAACCTCCTGCGCACCTACGTTGCGTGCCTATTCATGACCATTTTGTTTGAAGCGGGCTTCATCGTGGGTCAGTACTACTTATACGGCTTTGTGATGGAGCCTAGGCTTATGTGTAACAAGGCACCGTGTCCTCTTGCCACGGAGTGCTTCATGTCGCGTCCAACCGAGAAGACCATCTTCATCCTGTTCATGCTAGTAGTGGCGTGCATCTCATTGGTACTGAACGTAGCAGAGATTTTTTATCTGATCTGTCGGGCTTCCTTGCATAAACAgcataaacataaatatgttACTAAAGAGACACATTGCTGA
- the gja12.1 gene encoding gap junction Cx32.2 protein has translation MGEWGFLSKLLDKVQSHSTVIGKVWMTVLFVFRIMVIGAGAEKVWGDEQSKMVCNTKQPGCTNVCYDQAFPISHIRFWTMQIIFVSTPTLMYLGHVMHIIHKEKKLRRYIQKQANSQGCKLPKYTNEKGKVEIKGDLLASYLASVIFKILLEAAFIVGQYYLYGFVMIPKVVCTRYPCPYTVECFMSRPTEKTVFIIFMLVVSCVSLLLNVIEMFYLLFQRSRRRNKLESVGS, from the coding sequence ATGGGTGAATGGGGATTTCTGTCCAAGCTACTGGATAAGGTGCAGTCACACTCCACTGTCATCGGGAAGGTATGGATGACCGTGCTCTTCGTCTTCAGGATCATGGTCATCGGAGCTGGGGCGGAGAAAGTGTGGGGGGACGAGCAGAGTAAAATGGTGTGCAATACCAAACAGCCGGGATGTACCAATGTGTGCTATGATCAAGCGTTCCCCATTTCCCACATCCGCTTCTGGACCATGCAGATCATCTTTGTGTCCACTCCGACGCTCATGTACCTCGGTCACGTCATGCACATCATCCACAAGGAAAAGAAACTCAGGAGGTATATACAGAAGCAAGCTAACAGTCAGGGCTGCAAGCTGCCCAAATACACCAACGAGAAGGGGAAAGTGGAAATTAAAGGCGACTTATTGGCTAGCTACTTGGCCAGCGTGATCTTTAAGATCTTGCTTGAAGCCGCATTTATAGTAGGCCAGTACTATCTGTACGGTTTCGTAATGATCCCTAAAGTCGTATGCACTCGATACCCGTGTCCCTACACTGTAGAGTGCTTCATGTCTCGTCCCACTGAGAAAACggtcttcatcatcttcatgttGGTCGTGTCTTGTGTGTCTTTGCTGCTGAACGTTATTGAGATGTTCTACCTGCTTTTCCAGAGATCCAGAAGACGTAACAAACTTGAGAGTGTAGGCTCTTAA
- the gja13.1 gene encoding connexin 32.3 isoform X1: MGDWGFLSTLLDKVQSHSTVIGKIWMSVLFIFRILVLGAGAESVWGDEQSSLVCNTLQPGCENVCYDWKFPISHIRFWVMQIIFVSTPTLLYLGHAIHVIHQENKLRERIKQRKNSQMLKVPKYTDDQGHVKIKGNLLCSYLTQLFFKIILELAFIVGQYYLYGFIMSPEFACTKSPCPHTVECFMSRPTEKTIFIIFMLVVACVSLLLNVIEVFYLLCSKVRCRSGNRRTRITTSVENPVSLSSTWQPKLESEDPLKQNKMNMEFESHTKSMSAAKEDNQLLEDQ, encoded by the coding sequence ATGGGAGACTGGGGCTTTCTATCCACATTACTGGACAAGGTGCAGTCCCATTCTACAGTCATCGGTAAGATCTGGATGAGCGTCCTGTTTATATTCAGGATCCTGGTTCTGGGAGCAGGAGCTGAGAGTGTATGGGGAGATGAGCAGTCCAGTCTTGTGTGCAATACATTACAACCTGGTTGTGAGAATGTCTGCTATGACTGGAAGTTCCCCATCTCTCACATTCGCTTCTGGGTCATGCAGATCATCTTCGTGTCCACGCCGACGTTACTGTACCTGGGCCATGCCATTCATGTCATCCACCAGGAGAACAaactgagagaaagaataaagcaGAGGAAGAACAGCCAAATGCTAAAAGTACCCAAATACACAGATGACCAGGGTCATGTGAAGATCAAGGGCAACCTGTTGTGCAGCTACCTTACCCAGCTGTTCTTCAAGATCATCTTAGAGCTCGCTTTCATCGTCGGACAGTACTACCTGTATGGCTTCATCATGAGCCCCGAGTTTGCTTGCACTAAAAGTCCATGTCCCCACACTGTCGAGTGTTTCATGTCGCGTCCGACGGAAAAGACCATCTTCATCATTTTCATGCTGGTGGTGGCGTGTGTGTCCCTGCTGCTCAATGTGATCGAGGTCTTTTACCTGCTGTGCAGCAAAGTGAGATGTCGGTCTGGGAACAGGCGTACGAGGATCACCACTTCTGTTGAAAATCCTGTCAGTTTGTCTTCAACTTGGCAGCCGAAACTGGAAAGTGAAGATCCTCTAAAGCAGAACAAGATGAACATGGAGTTTGAGAGTCACACCAAGAGCATGAGTGCTGCCAAAGAGGACAACCAGCTCTTAGAGGATCAATAG
- the gja13.1 gene encoding connexin 32.3 (The RefSeq protein has 3 substitutions compared to this genomic sequence), whose protein sequence is MGDWGFLSTLLDKVQSHSTVIGKIWMSVLFIFRILVLGAGAESVWGDEQSSLVCNTLQPGCENVCYDWKFPISHIRSWVMQIIFVSTPTLLYLGHAIHVIHQENKLRERIKQRKNSQMLKVPKYTDDQGHVKIKGNLLCSYLTQLFFKIILELAFVVGQYYLYSFIMSPEFACTKSPCPHTVECFMSRPTEKTIFIIFMLVVACVSLLLNVIEVFYLLCSKVRCRSGNRRTRITTSVENPVSLSSTWQPKLESEDPLKQNKMNMEFESHTKSMSAAKEDNQLLEDQ, encoded by the coding sequence ATGGGAGACTGGGGCTTTCTATCCACATTACTGGACAAGGTGCAGTCCCATTCTACAGTCATCGGTAAGATCTGGATGAGCGTCCTGTTTATATTCAGGATCCTGGTTCTGGGAGCAGGAGCTGAGAGTGTATGGGGAGATGAGCAGTCCAGTCTTGTGTGCAATACATTACAACCTGGTTGTGAGAATGTCTGCTATGACTGGAAGTTCCCCATCTCTCACATTCGCTTCTGGGTCATGCAGATCATCTTCGTGTCCACGCCGACGTTACTGTACCTGGGCCATGCCATTCATGTCATCCACCAGGAGAACAaactgagagaaagaataaagcaGAGGAAGAACAGCCAAATGCTAAAAGTACCCAAATACACAGATGACCAGGGTCATGTGAAGATCAAGGGCAACCTGTTGTGCAGCTACCTTACCCAGCTGTTCTTCAAGATCATCTTAGAGCTCGCTTTCATCGTCGGACAGTACTACCTGTATGGCTTCATCATGAGCCCCGAGTTTGCTTGCACTAAAAGTCCATGTCCCCACACTGTCGAGTGTTTCATGTCGCGTCCGACGGAAAAGACCATCTTCATCATTTTCATGCTGGTGGTGGCGTGTGTGTCCCTGCTGCTCAATGTGATCGAGGTCTTTTACCTGCTGTGCAGCAAAGTGAGATGTCGGTCTGGGAACAGGCGTACGAGGATCACCACTTCTGTTGAAAATCCTGTCAGTTTGTCTTCAACTTGGCAGCCGAAACTGGAAAGTGAAGATCCTCTAAAGCAGAACAAGATGAACATGGAGTTTGAGAGTCACACCAAGAGCATGAGTGCTGCCAAAGAGGACAACCAGCTCTTAGAGGATCAATAG
- the gja11 gene encoding gap junction protein, alpha 11: MGDWDLLSRLLDKVQKHSTVVGKIWLTVLFVFRILVLGAGAEKVWGDEQSDFICNTQQPGCENVCYDHAFPISHIRFWVLQIISVSAPTLVYLGHVLHVINEEKGMREAMKKAPNDQANMFQSKGLKRPKYSNDSGKVSIQGRLLRSYILNLLCKILLEVGFVLGQYYLYGFTLHAQYVCSRFPCPHKVDCFLSRPTEKNIFIWFMLVVSCVSLLLNLIEVFYLCVKKVGECLNRKSNYNVTSVTPVLTKKTFENKDHMLQNWMKRELHLQKKEVANEVGKHAILEDQNTNDVEEVHI, from the coding sequence ATGGGTGACTGGGACCTCCTCAGCCGGTTGCTAGACAAGGTTCAGAAACACTCAACGGTAGTCGGGAAGATCTGGCTGACTGTGCTGTTTGTCTTCAGGATACTCGTGCTTGGAGCCGGTGCTGAGAAAGTGTGGGGTGACGAGCAGTCCGATTTCATCTGCAACACACAGCAACCCGGCTGCGAAAACGTCTGCTACGATCACGCGTTCCCAATCTCCCACATTCGCTTCTGGGTGCTGCAGATCATCTCGGTGTCCGCTCCTACTCTGGTCTACCTGGGCCATGTCCTGCACGTCATAAACGAGGAGAAGGGTATGAGAGAAGCTATGAAGAAGGCCCCGAATGATCAGGCCAACATGTTCCAAAGTAAAGGCCTGAAACGTCCTAAATACAGCAACGACAGTGGGAAAGTCAGCATCCAAGGTCGTCTGCTGAGAAGCTACATTTTGAATTTGCTTTGCAAGATCTTGCTGGAGGTTGGATTTGTTTTAGGACAGTATTACCTCTACGGCTTTACGCTTCATGCTCAATATGTATGTAGTCGCTTCCCGTGCCCTCACAAAGTCGACTGTTTTCTGTCAAGACCAACCGAGAAGaacattttcatttggtttatGCTAGTGGTGTCCTGCGTGTCATTGCTGCTGAACCTCATTGAGGTCTTCTACCTGTGTGTCAAGAAGGTCGGTGAGTGCCTGAACCGTAAGAGCAACTACAATGTAACCTCTGTGACCCCGGTTTTGACCaagaagacttttgaaaacaaagACCACATGTTACAGAACTGGATGAAACGTGAGCTTCACCTTCAGAAAAAGGAAGTCGCCAATGAAGTTGGCAAGCATGCAATTTTGGAAGACCAAAACACCAATGACGTGGAAGAGGTTCATATCTGA